In the genome of Anas platyrhynchos isolate ZD024472 breed Pekin duck chromosome 23, IASCAAS_PekinDuck_T2T, whole genome shotgun sequence, one region contains:
- the MTHFD2 gene encoding bifunctional methylenetetrahydrofolate dehydrogenase/cyclohydrolase, mitochondrial encodes MAPALCPLRALGRVALRSPCGRRLHLSAHRDDAVVISGRKLARQIRQEARHEVEQWVAAGNKRPHLSVVLVGENPASHSYVLNKTKAAADVGISSETILKPASITEEELLDLIGKLNNDANVDGLLVQLPLPEHIDERKICNAVTPDKDVDGFHVINVGRMCLDQYSMLPATPWGVWEIIKRTGIPTLGKNVVVAGRSKNVGMPIAMLLHTDGRHERPGGDATVTISHRYTPKEQLKQHTIRADIVVAAAGIPNLITADMIKEGAAVIDVGITRVQDPITAKPRLVGDVDFEGVKKKASYITPVPGGVGPMTVAMLMKNTIIAAKKLLKPKALEALTV; translated from the exons ATGGCCCCCGCGCTGTGCCCGCTCCGCGCCCTCGGCCGGGTCGCGCTGCGGTCCCCCTGCGGCCGCCGTCTGCACCTCAGCGCGCACAG AGATGATGCAGTTGTGATTTCTGGAAGGAAGCTGGCCCGACAGATCAGACAGGAAGCCCGTCATGAGGTTGAACAGTGGGTAGCAGCTGGAAACAAGAGACCTCACCTCAGTGTTGTTCTAGTTGGTGAAAATCCTGCAAGTCACTCCTATGTAttgaacaaaaccaaagcagctGCTGATGTTG GAATCAGCAGTGAGACGATTCTCAAGCCAGCCTCAATTACTGAGGAAGAACTACTGGATTTGATTGGTAAACTAAATAATGATGCCAATGTGGATGGCCTGTTAGTGCAGCTTCCTTTACCTG AACACATTGATGAGCGAAAGATTTGCAATGCTGTGACTCCAGACAAAGATGTTGATGGCTTTCATGTAATAAATGTGGGGCGCATGTGCCTTGACCAGTATTCCATGCTGCCAGCTACCCCATGGGGTGTGTGGGAGATCATTAAGAGAACTG GCATTCCGACACTGGGGAAGAATGTGGTGGTAGCTGGCCGGTCAAAGAATGTGGGAATGCCCATAGCCATGTTGCTGCATACAGATGGCAGGCATGAGCGCCCAGGAG GTGATGCCACAGTAACAATATCACACCGCTACACTCCAaaggagcagctgaagcaaCACACGATCCGTGCTGACATTGTGGTAGCAGCAGCAG GCATTCCCAACCTGATCACAGCTGATATGATCAAAGAAGGAGCTGCAGTTATTGATGTGGGGATAACTAGAGTGCAGGACCCCATCACTGCCAAACCAAGGCTGGTTGGGGATGTGGATTTTGAAG GGGTGAAGAAGAAAGCTAGTTACATCACTCCAGTCCCTGGAGGAGTTGGGCCCATGACAGTTGCCATGCTGATGAAGAACACCATCATTGCTGCCAAGAAGCTGTTGAAACCCAAAGCACTGGAAGCCTTAACTGTTTAA